A single genomic interval of Streptococcus suis harbors:
- a CDS encoding Cof-type HAD-IIB family hydrolase encodes MAIKLIALDLDGTLLTSDKRISEANKKALQAARERGVYVVLTTGRPLQAIGTFLEELDLLGENQYSITFNGGLVQENTGRVLDKVGFTIEDVRTIRRVTNDLDLPLDVLYGGDVYSLPSAHESLYLTCNPLLNKIVASDEEMPEDFVYNKAVSAVAADFLDGQIPKIPAELHERFEIFKSRDILLEWSPKGVHKANGLAKLIGHLGIDRSEVMACGDEGNDLSMIEWAGLGVAMANATDEIKSAAKVVLPKTNDEDGIAWAIEHYVLNEDYYGII; translated from the coding sequence ATGGCAATTAAGTTGATTGCATTGGATTTAGATGGAACACTTCTGACATCGGACAAACGGATTTCAGAAGCTAATAAAAAGGCCTTGCAGGCAGCGCGTGAGCGTGGAGTTTATGTAGTTCTGACAACAGGGCGTCCTTTACAAGCTATCGGTACTTTTCTAGAAGAACTAGATCTGCTAGGGGAGAATCAATATTCGATTACATTTAACGGTGGTCTAGTACAGGAAAATACAGGTCGTGTTTTGGATAAGGTTGGCTTTACCATTGAAGATGTGCGCACCATCCGTCGTGTGACAAATGACTTGGACCTGCCTCTGGATGTCCTGTATGGTGGCGATGTCTATTCTCTACCATCAGCCCATGAATCACTTTATCTAACTTGTAATCCATTGCTTAATAAAATTGTGGCAAGCGATGAGGAAATGCCAGAAGATTTTGTCTACAATAAGGCAGTTTCAGCTGTGGCAGCAGACTTTTTGGATGGACAAATTCCAAAAATTCCTGCGGAACTTCACGAGCGCTTCGAGATTTTCAAATCGCGTGATATTCTGCTCGAGTGGAGTCCAAAAGGTGTTCATAAGGCAAATGGTCTGGCTAAGTTGATTGGACATCTGGGGATTGATCGGTCAGAAGTTATGGCCTGTGGCGATGAAGGAAACGATCTTTCGATGATTGAATGGGCTGGTCTGGGTGTTGCCATGGCTAATGCGACTGATGAAATCAAGTCTGCGGCCAAAGTAGTCTTACCAAAAACCAATGATGAAGATGGCATTGCCTGGGCCATCGAGCACTATGTATTGAATGAGGACTATTATGGGATTATTTGA
- a CDS encoding Cof-type HAD-IIB family hydrolase codes for MINKIYASDMDGTFLREDHSFDKERFRRILNQFKEKGYLFVAASGRSMQSLKLVFEDFVDEIGFVAENGSIVEYQGQTIFMDDPISPEIYLPIIAGIDAGPFGSSRSMVLSGLENFYLLKNAEPQFLETMTNYYAHFRLVDTFEEVREEIIKINAKFSPEEMDDARRWLNDTFEGVTAMTTGFDNIDIIPNGSNKSVGLSHLCAHFGITGQAVVAFGDNQNDLDMFDFAGLALATENAREDVKAKADSIIGHCNDGAVLAYLEEEVNGN; via the coding sequence ATGATTAACAAAATTTACGCCAGTGATATGGATGGTACCTTTTTACGAGAAGACCATAGTTTTGATAAGGAACGGTTTCGTCGTATACTGAATCAGTTTAAGGAAAAAGGTTATTTATTTGTGGCAGCAAGTGGGCGATCTATGCAAAGCCTGAAACTTGTTTTTGAAGATTTTGTAGATGAAATCGGTTTTGTGGCAGAAAATGGTTCAATCGTTGAATATCAGGGGCAGACTATCTTTATGGATGATCCAATTAGTCCTGAAATCTATCTGCCGATTATCGCGGGTATTGATGCAGGTCCCTTTGGTAGCAGTCGTTCCATGGTGCTGTCTGGACTCGAAAACTTTTATTTATTAAAAAATGCTGAGCCTCAGTTTTTAGAGACGATGACGAATTATTATGCACATTTTCGATTGGTAGACACATTTGAAGAAGTTCGAGAAGAGATTATAAAAATCAATGCCAAATTTTCTCCTGAGGAAATGGACGATGCCAGACGATGGTTAAATGATACATTTGAAGGTGTAACGGCCATGACAACTGGTTTTGACAATATTGATATAATTCCAAATGGTTCAAACAAATCAGTTGGATTGAGTCATCTCTGTGCTCATTTTGGAATTACCGGTCAGGCTGTAGTGGCATTTGGTGATAATCAAAACGATTTAGATATGTTTGACTTTGCAGGTCTGGCTCTTGCGACAGAAAATGCAAGAGAGGACGTGAAGGCCAAGGCAGATTCTATTATTGGTCATTGCAATGATGGAGCAGTATTAGCCTATTTAGAGGAGGAAGTAAATGGCAATTAA
- the rnc gene encoding ribonuclease III, which translates to MKDLRAKLLADFGIDFPDLNLLETAFTHTSYANEHRLLKISHNERLEFLGDAVLQLMISKYLYKKYPDRPEGEMSKLRSTFVREESLAGFSRACGFDRFLRLGKGEEKSGGRNRDTILGDAFEAFLGALLLDKGEKTVEEFIHKVMIPRLEKGNFERVTDYKTALQEILQVNGEIAISYQVIAESGPAHDKTFEVEVSADQRVIGRGRGRSKKLAEQAAAKNAVEARG; encoded by the coding sequence ATGAAAGATTTACGTGCAAAATTATTGGCTGATTTTGGGATTGATTTTCCGGATTTGAATTTATTAGAAACGGCTTTTACCCATACTTCTTATGCCAATGAGCATCGCCTTCTAAAAATTTCACATAATGAACGCTTGGAATTTTTAGGAGACGCTGTTCTCCAATTGATGATTTCCAAGTACCTCTATAAAAAATATCCTGATAGACCGGAAGGTGAGATGTCCAAGTTGCGTTCGACCTTTGTACGTGAGGAGTCTTTGGCTGGTTTTTCACGTGCTTGTGGTTTTGATCGGTTTCTTCGTCTTGGTAAGGGGGAAGAGAAGTCTGGAGGGCGAAATCGCGATACTATTTTAGGAGATGCTTTCGAGGCGTTCTTAGGAGCTCTGCTATTGGACAAAGGGGAAAAGACCGTAGAGGAATTTATCCATAAGGTCATGATTCCTCGTTTAGAAAAAGGGAATTTTGAGCGCGTGACCGACTATAAGACTGCTTTGCAGGAAATTTTGCAGGTCAATGGTGAGATTGCTATTTCGTATCAAGTAATAGCTGAGTCTGGACCTGCCCATGATAAGACCTTTGAAGTGGAGGTATCTGCTGATCAGCGTGTGATTGGTCGTGGTCGTGGTCGCTCTAAGAAATTAGCTGAACAAGCCGCCGCCAAAAATGCTGTGGAGGCTAGAGGATAG
- the smc gene encoding chromosome segregation protein SMC: MYLKSIEMQGFKSFADKTKVVFDRGVTAVVGPNGSGKSNITESLRWALGESSAKSLRGGKMPDVIFSGTESRKPLNYASVVVTLDNSTGFIANKNKEIKVERHIYRSGDSEYLIDGQKVRLRDIHDLFMDTGLGRDSFSIISQGRVEAIFNSKPEERRAIFEEAAGVLKYKTRKKETESKLAQAQGNLDRLDDIIYELDNQVKPLEKQAQTAKKFLELDGQRKELYLDVLVAQLSLGKEKLSEKEAELESVKTELTSYYKQRSELEQENQNLKEKRHRLSEQLEREQAVLLDLTKLISDLERKIEVHKLESSQNESSRQEAQARLENLLTRREQLAEQIEQKKETLAQLDSSLSSLKDDIAEVDKEISYFSEDPDQVLDHLREQYVALMQEEAEASNSLTKIQQDIANQISLSESKSEDLARLQTEKQTAQEVLDKSRKSLEEADHVLRQLLESYQTKKTELDQVQTAYQAEQGRLFDLLDQLKGKQARQSSLEAILKNHSNFYAGVKAVLQAAPSLGGIIGAVSEQLTFDTRYQTALEIALGGASQNVIVEDEATAKRAIAFLKEKRQGRATFLPLTTIKPRQLSGQQVSLLESSEGFLGLASDLVTYQPNLDAIFQNLLGTIAIFDTIDHANQAARATKFQVRMVTMDGAEIRPGGAFAGGSNRNNSTTFIKPELDALLGEIAELSSQLQEQESLVAAKKTSLDQTREALETIKAEGGEARLNQQSARIHQEQAENRLAQLSAQYDLQMSQVSPTILTELEEAAAKEEVNVQALNEKKLALDQQINQVRDNRDSIQESLQKLQTQKGQLTLEQAELTSQLRFEQTDLRRLQEEKVVADKEISLLEDMIDQKLEALEDTSIEILEEQLQAASDKQNQTNQILIRLKFELEDIDGQFEDLEERLQQARTKNDDLIRKQAKLEADCEQAGDKLRALLGNLTEHFKLSFEAAQSQAKEVEYLAVAEQNLKDLERAIRALGPVNLDAIEQYDEVNNRLTFLNEQRTDILSARDLLLDTIHEMDDEVKERFKVTFEAIRESFKQTFKQMFGGGSADLILTEGDLLTAGVEISVQPPGKKIQSLNLMSGGEKALSALALLFSIIRVKTIPFVILDEVEAALDEANVKRFGDYLNRFDKESQFIVVTHRKGTMAAADAMYGVTMQESGVSKIVSVKLKDVEKL, encoded by the coding sequence ATGTATCTAAAATCAATTGAAATGCAGGGCTTTAAGTCCTTTGCGGATAAGACTAAGGTAGTCTTTGATCGTGGAGTGACTGCTGTTGTAGGGCCGAATGGTTCTGGTAAGTCCAATATTACAGAAAGTCTACGTTGGGCCTTGGGAGAGTCGTCTGCTAAAAGTCTACGTGGAGGCAAGATGCCAGACGTCATCTTTTCGGGAACTGAAAGCCGTAAGCCTCTTAATTATGCTTCCGTTGTCGTAACCTTGGATAATAGCACAGGTTTTATTGCTAATAAGAATAAAGAAATCAAGGTAGAACGCCATATTTATCGATCTGGAGATAGCGAGTATTTGATAGATGGTCAGAAGGTTCGATTGCGGGATATCCATGATCTTTTCATGGATACAGGCTTGGGACGTGATTCTTTCTCTATCATTTCACAAGGGCGGGTTGAAGCAATTTTCAATTCCAAGCCTGAGGAACGCCGTGCTATTTTTGAAGAGGCGGCAGGAGTTTTAAAATACAAGACGCGTAAAAAAGAAACAGAAAGTAAGTTGGCACAGGCCCAGGGCAACTTGGACCGCTTGGATGATATTATCTATGAATTGGATAATCAGGTCAAACCATTGGAGAAACAGGCACAAACTGCTAAGAAATTTCTAGAATTGGATGGTCAACGTAAGGAATTATACTTAGATGTTTTGGTGGCTCAGTTGTCGCTTGGTAAGGAAAAGTTATCGGAAAAAGAAGCCGAACTAGAGTCTGTCAAAACGGAATTGACTAGCTACTACAAACAGCGTTCTGAGCTGGAGCAAGAAAATCAGAACTTGAAAGAGAAGCGCCACCGCCTTTCAGAACAATTGGAGCGTGAACAGGCAGTTCTGTTGGATTTGACCAAGTTAATCAGTGATTTGGAGCGAAAAATTGAGGTCCATAAACTGGAATCTAGTCAAAACGAATCAAGTCGTCAAGAAGCGCAGGCGCGTTTGGAAAACTTGTTGACTAGACGAGAGCAGTTGGCAGAACAGATTGAGCAAAAGAAAGAAACGCTTGCGCAATTAGATAGTTCCTTGTCTAGCTTGAAAGACGATATTGCTGAGGTAGACAAAGAAATTTCCTACTTTTCAGAAGATCCTGATCAGGTTTTAGATCATCTGCGTGAACAGTATGTTGCTCTGATGCAGGAAGAGGCAGAAGCTTCAAACAGTCTGACCAAGATTCAGCAGGATATTGCCAATCAAATCAGTCTTTCTGAGAGTAAATCTGAAGACTTGGCACGCTTGCAGACGGAAAAACAAACAGCTCAAGAAGTACTTGATAAGAGTCGGAAAAGTTTAGAAGAAGCTGATCACGTTTTACGCCAGTTGCTTGAGAGCTATCAGACCAAAAAAACAGAATTGGATCAAGTCCAGACTGCTTATCAGGCTGAGCAAGGTCGCTTGTTTGATTTGCTGGATCAGTTGAAAGGCAAGCAGGCTCGCCAGTCTAGTTTAGAAGCTATTTTAAAAAATCATTCCAATTTCTACGCGGGGGTTAAGGCTGTCTTACAGGCGGCACCAAGCTTAGGAGGAATTATTGGAGCAGTCAGTGAACAATTGACCTTTGATACTCGTTACCAAACGGCTTTGGAAATTGCTCTTGGAGGTGCTAGTCAAAACGTCATCGTTGAAGACGAAGCGACTGCTAAACGAGCTATCGCGTTTTTGAAAGAAAAACGGCAAGGACGGGCAACCTTCTTACCTCTAACAACTATCAAGCCACGTCAGCTTTCTGGACAGCAAGTCTCTTTACTAGAATCTTCAGAAGGATTCTTGGGGCTTGCAAGTGATTTGGTGACTTATCAGCCAAATTTAGATGCGATTTTCCAAAATTTGCTAGGTACTATCGCGATTTTTGATACCATTGACCATGCCAATCAGGCAGCGCGGGCAACCAAGTTTCAAGTGCGTATGGTGACCATGGATGGAGCGGAAATCCGTCCTGGTGGAGCCTTTGCTGGTGGTAGCAATCGAAATAACAGCACGACCTTTATCAAACCAGAACTGGATGCTCTTTTAGGAGAAATAGCAGAGCTGTCCAGCCAGTTACAGGAGCAAGAAAGCTTGGTTGCGGCTAAGAAAACTAGCTTAGACCAGACCAGAGAAGCCTTGGAAACGATTAAGGCGGAGGGGGGAGAAGCTAGATTGAACCAGCAGAGCGCAAGGATTCATCAGGAACAGGCAGAAAATAGACTGGCTCAGCTATCAGCCCAGTATGACCTGCAAATGAGTCAGGTTAGTCCGACCATTTTGACTGAGCTAGAAGAGGCTGCTGCTAAGGAAGAAGTAAATGTCCAAGCCTTGAATGAGAAAAAACTAGCCTTGGATCAACAAATCAATCAAGTTCGTGATAATCGCGACAGTATTCAAGAAAGCTTGCAGAAACTACAGACTCAGAAGGGTCAACTAACTTTGGAACAGGCTGAACTGACTAGCCAACTTCGTTTTGAACAGACAGATTTGAGACGTTTGCAAGAAGAAAAAGTGGTTGCAGATAAGGAAATTTCTCTTTTAGAGGATATGATTGACCAGAAGCTTGAAGCTCTTGAAGATACTAGTATTGAGATTCTTGAAGAACAATTGCAGGCCGCATCTGATAAGCAAAACCAGACAAATCAGATTCTAATTCGCTTAAAGTTTGAATTGGAAGATATTGATGGGCAGTTTGAAGACTTGGAAGAAAGATTGCAACAAGCTCGGACTAAGAATGATGATTTGATTCGTAAGCAGGCTAAGCTAGAGGCGGATTGTGAGCAAGCGGGCGATAAATTACGGGCTCTACTTGGTAATTTGACAGAGCATTTTAAATTGAGTTTTGAAGCTGCCCAGTCTCAGGCCAAGGAAGTTGAGTATCTTGCAGTTGCTGAACAAAACCTCAAAGACCTAGAAAGAGCTATTCGTGCTTTGGGGCCAGTCAATTTGGATGCTATTGAGCAGTATGACGAGGTTAATAATCGCCTTACCTTCCTCAATGAGCAACGGACAGATATTTTGTCGGCGCGTGATTTACTACTAGATACTATCCACGAGATGGATGATGAGGTCAAAGAGCGCTTCAAGGTTACTTTTGAAGCTATTCGTGAAAGCTTTAAGCAGACATTCAAACAAATGTTTGGCGGTGGTTCAGCGGATTTGATTTTGACAGAAGGTGACCTGTTGACTGCGGGTGTGGAGATTTCAGTTCAACCTCCGGGTAAGAAAATTCAATCTCTCAATCTTATGTCAGGTGGCGAAAAAGCCCTTTCGGCCCTCGCTCTGCTATTTTCCATTATCCGTGTTAAGACCATTCCTTTTGTTATTCTCGATGAGGTGGAGGCAGCCTTGGATGAGGCCAATGTCAAACGTTTTGGCGACTACCTCAACCGTTTTGATAAGGAGAGTCAGTTTATCGTCGTGACCCACCGTAAAGGGACCATGGCGGCAGCGGATGCCATGTATGGGGTGACCATGCAGGAATCTGGCGTGTCCAAGATTGTTTCCGTTAAGCTGAAAGATGTGGAGAAATTATGA